CTTCGACCTGAGATCACCCGGCGGTACGAGTTCGGCGTCAATGCCAGGCCCGCCGGCGGTTTTCAGGGGGAGTTAACATTTTTCTGGAATGATCTTCGGGATCTCATCGATCGTGACGCCGCCCGGGCCGGGAAATATTACAATATCCAAACAGCCGAAAGCCGGGGTTTTGAATTGGCCGGAAGAAAGCCGCTCTTCGAGTGGCTCGATTTTCAGGCGTCCTATACGTACACGGGCACAAAAAACCGCCATACGGGGGATCCTCTGGATCTCATCCCCGAAAATAAATTGGATGGCAGGCTTATTGGATATTCCGCCGGGCGGGATACCCGGTGGGTGCTTGTCATTACCCATGTCGGTGAGCGTTTTGACAGTGAATCGCTAACCAGTCACCAGACGCTCGGCGCTTACACGACCGGGGATTGTCTCGTCAGCACGCACCTCAGCCGGCATCTTTCTTTGACTTTGGAAATTTTAAACATCAGCGACCTCGATTACGAAGAGGAAACGATGTATCCGGCGCCGGGAAGAACGGTTCTCGCCGCCGCAACGGTCGATTTCTAAATGGGAATCGTTTGCAGCCGTATGAAACATAAAACAACCAGGAGGAATCACAACATGAGGATAACAAGCATCACTTGTCTTGCCTTGGGCTTGATGTTCCTAGCCCCCCAGGGCGCGCCGGCGCTCACCATCTACGATATTCAGTATTCGTCGCCGCCCGATTACGAATCCCCGTATGTCGATCAGTTTGTCGATGTGACCGGCGGCGTCGTCATAAAAATTTTCGTAGGCGGCCGCACAAAAATAGCGATTCAGGATCCGACGCTCGGCGATGCTTGGGCCGGTGTGCAGATTGTCTTTGATGAGCATGAAATGGCGGCGGGAATCTCCCGCGGCGATCGCATTGATCTTTACAATGTGGAGGTGTACGAATCGCGTGGAAACACGCAGCTCGGCTTCAGCGATACGAGTTCGGTGGTGATCGTCAGTTCCGGCAATCCGGTCGATCCACTCGTCGTCACACCGGCTGATATTCCCTATCCAACAGACAACGATATGAGCGAAAAGTGGGAGTTCATGCTGCTCCAGCTTGAAGATGTCTGTGTCGGCGCCATGGATCTCGGCAGCCACGCGGACAACTATGAGCTCTCCAACGCCTATGGAACCTGCTGGGCTTCGGATTATGCGAACTACGATCTCCCCCCGGGCTCGGATTACTTCGTTACGCCGAGTGAGTGCTTCATCAGCATCACCGGGTATCTCGAGCAGTATCTCAACACAGACGACGGCTGGGATTATTACCAGCTCCTACCCCGGGATATTGAGGACTATGTTCTTCCGGTCACGCCGACGCGTGAAACGACGTGGGGTGCCGTCAAGAGCGTGTACAAGTAATGCGCCTGTTTGGCTGGGGAATGAAGCGGATGGTAGCCTTGGGCTGTGTCGCTGTATCCGTGGCCTGTCACCCCCATGGGGCGGCCGCCGACGCCCTCACAATATACGAAATTCAGCAATCCTCGGCAGAGACGGACTGGAGGTCCGCCTATGAGGGACAGAGGGTATCCCTCACGGGGGGTATTGTTACACACACTATTGGTTTTCGTATAACACTCCAGGATCCCACGCTCGGTGACAGCTGGGCGGGGATTGAAATCCGCGCCTTCGAGAATGATGCACCTCTTGGAGTGGTGAGGGTGGGGGACCGTGTCGATTTCCACGATATCCTCGTGGAAGAATTCCGTGGGGGGACCATTCCCCAGTTCAAATCCTACAGTACTTTTGAGGTGATCAGTTCAGGAAATGATCTGCCGGAACCCATCATTATTCCTGTAGAAGAATTGAGTTATCCTCCCCATCGTGAACAGTGTGAGAAATACGAGGGAATGCTCGTTGCGGTGGAGAATGTCCGTGTCGGGCAAATGGATTGGGGGAAGGCGGAAGACAATTATGAGTTGATCAATGATACGCACACGATGTGGGCGTCGGATTACTGCAACTTGGATCTGGCCGTGCCGCCCTTTCCCACTTACGCCGTGCGCCGCGGTGAGCGGTATGCCAGGATCGCCGGGATCTTCCAAGAGTACCTGTATCCGCTGGAAGGCTGGGATTATTACCAGCTCCTGCCCCGGGGGGAGGCCGATTATGTCATCTCGGATATCTATACCATTCGCGATATCCAGGAATCGACATCCGAGGACGGCTGGGGCTCTCTCCTGGCCGGAACCCGGGTCGCTCTTCAAGCGCTGGTTTCAGCCGAACGATCCTCCCGGGCGCTGCTGGCGCTTCATGATCCATTGCTGGGGCTCGAATGGGCCGGAATCAGTCTGAGGGATCCCCACGGGGCTTTATCCGCCCTCGCAATAGGCGATGATGTGCAGTTTCAAAATCTCCTCGTCACCGAAGAAGAGGGCCTGACAGTTCTTCTCTATGATGAAGAGAGCGCACACGATGTCGCCGGCACGGGGCGGCCCATCATCGCCGCTGCCATTCCGGCTGATCGCATCAGCTTGAGCGCACCGCCGGATCTTGCGGAGCGGTTTGAAGGGATGCTAGTCAAGATCCTCGGCGCAAACGTGATCCGCCGGGCCGTTCCCGAGGGAAATGATCTCTATTATCTCTCGTCGAATACTGATCTGGTTCTCTGCACCGATAGGGATTGCCCGGCTGTTCCTCCGGATAGCACATTTTTTGTTCGAGCAGGTGATTGCTTGGGATTTATCCAGGGCATTGTCATTGAAGAATCCATCCCAGGCGGCCGGGCCTATATCCTTCAACCCCGCACAACATCAGATTATTACTTCACGGCCGGCTCTCAATCCCTCACAACCTGGGGACGGCTGAAGCAGGCTCATCATGGGGAGCGACAAAGATGAGGTTTTATGTGAAAGAGATGACGGCGTTGACAGCGATCTTCGTTATGGCTTGGCTTTTCACCGGATCCGCATATGCTGATCGAGAGACATACAATATCTACGAGCTTCAAATTTCCGATGCGGGGAATGATTGGAATTCATATCATTATGCAGAAATCGTCCGATGTGTGGGCGGTATCGTCACTCACAAGTTTAAACAGCGTTTTACGCTGCAAGACCCCAGCCTTGGAACGGAATGGGCCGCGATTGAGGTGCGGGGCTATCCTGTTTATCCGACCGGTATTGAAGTCGGTGATCAAGTCGACTTCGATAATGTTTATGTCGACGAATATGCCGGCGTCACGGTTCTCCAATATTACGCTGCCAGCAGTCATGTCATCAATTCCAGCGGCCATGTAATTCCCGATCCTGTGCCCGTTGCTCTGCGCAATATTCGCTATCCGGCCCATCCGGAGGATTGCGAACGGTACGCCAGCATGCTGATCTCCGTGACGGAGGAAATGATGATCGGCGCGATGGATCTCGGCAAGGCGGATGATAACTATGAGCTGATCGGCGCAGCCGATACGGCTTGGGCTTCGGATTACGCCAATACCGATATTGATACGACCTATATTGTTGAGAGTGGTGAGTGCTACGGGCGGTATATTGGAGTCCTGCAGCGATACTATACTGAGGGTGAGTGGGATTATTATCAGTTATTGCCCAGGGGCAACGACGATTACACACCCTGTGGGACGGATGTGGGGGACGGGATCGATGATATCTGCAATACCGCCGGGACCCTCTTCCCGTCACCGAATCCATTTCAGGTAAGGACGCGCATTCCCTTCATGCTCGCCGCCTCATCCGCTGTTCGGTGTGACATTTTCGATCTGTCAGGCCGCCGTGTCGCGACGCTCATCGACGGAGGCATGCAGCCGGGATACCACGAGGTTTCCTGGAACGGATGCGGCCGAAGCGGCCGGAAGCTGCCCACGGGCGCTTATCTCGTGCGGATCCGGACCAGGGATAATGATTTCTCGGGGAAAATATCCCTGGCCCATTAAGGAGACAAAGGGGCGCTTGAAACCGCCGTCTCCGCACCGCCGTCTCCGCAGCGATCGGCCGGCCCGCCCTTCAGGGGCGATCGTTTTCGCCGCTCATTCCATCTCAGCGGATCAAAACAATACGAATTTTCCCTTCACTTCCCGACGCGGTATGAAGTTTAACAAAATAGATTCCGCCGGCAGCCGGTTGACCGCCGGCCGCCCGGCCGTCCCAAGTCAATGTATTCCATCCCGGGCCGGCCGATGTGGTGGAGAGAGATCGGATCGTCCGGCCGGTGAGATCATGAATTGTAAGTGTAACATTATCGCCATCGCCGGAACGGAACCGAAGCGTCGCCGTATCGATAAACGGATTGGGCCATGCCTGCAGGAGCGCGCGGGCTGAAATCAAATCCGTCTCTGAAACACTTGATGTGCTTGTGGGGATTTTGAAACCATGCTGGCTCGTGTTCCAGTTGTCGTGGAAGAGACCGCCCCATTCGATCGCGTCATTCGGTGCGATACCGGAAAAGTCCCACAGGGCGACATCGCCTGTCGTCATTGTCATCGCCATTTCCAGATCTCCGTCGAGATCGACATCGGCGATTTCAGGGCTGTTCGGTCCGCTCCCACCCGGCTTGGGTATGGGGAAATCGGCGGCAATGGTTCCGTCGACATTATGGCCGAAAATCGAACCAGGGCTCCAATTGTCGCCGATCGCGATTTCGTATCCCGGGATTCCATCGAGATTGGCGATGATCGCTGAACCTTCCATATTCGGATCGGCGGTCACCGGCCATCCCGGAAGCAGGGCGCCGGTGTGATCCCAAGCGTAGAAGGCGTTACCGTCTATCTTGCCGGCGTTCCAAAGCTCGAGATCACCGTCACCGTCGATGTCGGCGAGCACGGGGCAGGAATAGGTCTGAGCGCTCGGATAGGTGACCGGGAAATTGGGCAGCAGGGTGCCGTCGCCCCGGTAGGCGAAGATACTGGTCGAAACACCAAAATTATAACCAACCACCAGCGCCTCTCTGGAGCCATCGCCGTCAAAGTCGCCGATCGAGGGAGCGGCATACGAGCTGGAGAGGCCGTAGGTGACAGGCCATCCGGCTGTGCCCGATCCGTTGCTTCCTTGGAGGGCATAGAGCAGTCCCGCGGTGGTGGTGACGAGGATTTCCGGCAACTCATCCCCGGTCAGATCACCGGCGGAAAGGGTCCCGGAAATAGTGCCGGTCACGGGCGCCTGCCAGAGAATCGTTCCATCAGCTTCCCACGCTTTGACGGTCGATCCCCCCCCGACCAAGATCTCGGGGCGTCCATCGTCGTCGATGTCATAAATCAAGGGAGAGAGAAATCCAAAAGTCAGGCCGGAGGGCTGAGGCCATCCGGTCATCGACGTGCCGTCATGGTGGCGGACATGCAGCTGCCCGGAGCAGACCGCGATGATAATTTCCAGATCGCCATCGCCGTCAAGATCGGCCACGGCGGCCTTTGATTGGATCCGCCCGCCGAGATTCACCGGCCAGCCGGAAAGCAGGACGCCGTTATGATGCCACACGCGGAACTGATTATCGGTGGATCCGGCCAGAACTTCCTTATAGCCGTCGTTATCAAGGTCTGCGAGAACCACACCGACAGGGGAATAAATGGGATTAACCGCCATTGTCTGAGGCCAGCCCGGCATCATCGGTGGAGCGGGCCGGTTGTTCCCGGCGGCCTGGTTATCAGATCCATCCCCATCCGCCGGATCTGACGCCTCCACATTGATGATGGTCATGCCCGGATCGGCGGCGTCGACCGGCGCCGTCTGAGTCGCCGGCAGGGCCTGAGAACTCATGACAACAAGGATGAAAAGACAAACCGGTACAAGAATGTTAAAGGATTGATGGTGGCTGCGATTCTGTGACATGATGCCTCCCGATTCATGGAGATGCAGATTATGGAAACAGAGTTTCTCATAACGCAGACGAATTCACCGCACGAAGACTGCGTATAATACAACACGTTTCCAGCCTGATTTTCAAGACCCATTCGCCGGCGATCGGCCCGGCCGGAGCTTCAGAATCTGATCCTGGACTGTTTACACCCTGTGTGGTAGTCTTGTTGTGGTGCAGAACAGCGATCTCATAAGCGGGTGAACGCCGCCCAGGGGGAGGAGAGATGCGTCGCATTGCATTGTTTGTCGCTGCGTTTCTGTTGGCGCCGGCATTGGCCGCAGGCGCGGCGGATAGAGAAGTGTTTCTTGTCAAGCCGGATGGAACCGGTGATTTTCCTACAATTCAGGCGGCGATCAGCGCCTTGGATGATGGGGCGATTATCGAATTGGCGGATGGAACATTCCGCGGTGAGGGGAATCGGGATCTCTATCCCGAATGCCGGGATCTATCGATCCGGTCGCAGAGTATGAATCCGCAGTTGTGTATTATTGATTGTGAAGGATCTCAGGAAGATCCGCACTGGGCTTTCGCGTTCAGCTGCGGCGGGGGGCTTCCACGCTGGCCGTTTACGCTCGAGGGGATCACGTTTCGGGGCGGATATGGGTATGCCGGCGGCGCCCTCCTATCCTACGACGGGTATTGCTATGAATGCGTGAATTGCATTTTCACCGAAAATACCGCGGAGCAAATGGGGGGGGCGGTTTATGTCGGTTGGGGAAGCCCGAACTTCACCGACTGCCTCTTTTATAATAATTATTCCGGTGACAAAGGCGGAGCCTTGTATTTTGTGGAATACTGCAATTCCATTATTAAGGGTTGTACAATTGTCGACAATCATGCGGAAGGCGGCGGGGGAGGCATCTTCGCCTATTTTAATTCGCAGATCTATCTCGAAAATACGATTATCGCCGATAGTTTTTCCGGGGAGGGTATCCTCTGCGAGTGGGACAGCGGCGCCGCGTTGCATTGCTGTGATATTTATGGAAACGCCGGCGGGGATTATGTGGGGTGCTTGGAAGGTCAGGAGGGAATCAACGGGAATATCCATGAGGACCCCCTCTTTTGTAACTATCTGAATCAGGATTATCGTTTGAGTGAGGAATCACCCTGTGCGCCGCTCACAGAGCCGAACACTGAATGCCCGCTCATCGGCTCCGAGCCCGTTGGCTGCGGCTCCATCGTCTTGACCTATCCCAACGGCGGGGAGCTGTTCTATGTGGGTGATCATGCGACGATCCGGTGGGATATTTATGATTCCCACGGCCTGTTTATCAAAGTCGAGTTGCTGCATAACGATGAAGTCTGCGCTGAGATTTATAATGCCGTCGGTAACGATGGTGAAATCGGCTGGGTGGTCTTCCAGTGCGGTCCATGGGAATCCGGCTATAAAATCAGGCTGACGGATCTCCTGTTCAATTATTCTGAAGAGAGCGACATGCCTTTTAACATCATGCCGGAGTTTGGGATCTCGTCTATCGAGGATATCGGCAATGATCAGGGCAGGCAGGTCAGGCTCACTTGGCGGCGATCTCCCTTTGACGGTCCCGAGCAGCCGGTGATCAATGGATACGAGATATACCGGCGGCAGGATGAATACAAGACCGCTGAGACGAATCAACGCGTGGAGGGCTGGGATTATATTGCAACCGTTCCGGCCCACGGCGATGACATCTATCAGGCGGTCGCTCCAACTCTCTGCGACTCCACGGAGCAGGGAGGGATCTGCTGGTCCGCCTTCTTCCTTCGCGCCGTAACCCCGGATCCTCGGATTTTCTTTGAGACGGCCGCCGACAGCGGCTATTCGATCGACAATCTTGCGCCTTCCGCACCGGCGAATTTCCGCTTCCTGTCCTCGAGTGTGCTGGGTTGGGATGAAGCGCCGGAAGCGGATTTTGACTACTTCACGATTTATGGTTCCGAGAGCGGCTATCTCGGCCCTGATGCCGTTGTGATCGGTTATACCACGGGAACAACGATGGATGTCTCAGATCATTCCTTCAATTACTATCACGTCACAGCGAGCGATTTCGCCGGAAATGAAGGCGAAGAGTCGACGGTGACGACATCGGGGGTGGGCGCTATGGAGGCGGGACGGAGCCTCATCCTCTATCAGAACTATCCCAACCCGAGCTTCAACGCCACCACGCTCTCTTTTTATCTGCCTGCCGAAACTGATGTAAAGCTCGACCTCTTTGATATTGCCGGCCGGGCCGTGCTGACATTTGTCAATGGCCGGATGGGACCGGGATTACACAATATCCGCTGGGCTGGAATCCTGCCCTCAGGTGAATCAGCGCCGATGGGGGTCTATTTCTATCGCTTGACGGCCGGAGGTTCGATTCAGACAAAGAAACTCATTATGAGCCGATAGGCTGGTTGAGACGTCAGCGGATAGACGGATAGTCCCTGCAGGCGTCTTATCCACGCCCATTTCATATAGATCAATGCATCCAATTCCATCTTGGAGTCCCACCGAAATCGTGGCATTCTGGTATTCGTGCGAGCCCATCAAGATAAAGGGAGGATCATAATGCAGAGACCGCTTTTCTCCACGATCTCGTTTTCTGAGTTGATTCCAAAAGTTTTGTTCTTCTCTCTCTTCACCATTCTACTGACGGGATCTTCAATGGTCTCTGCCGGCGCGCCGATCACCGATTCCTCAGAAGATGGGTATTATGCGCGCTTCCGTGACCGGGAGATAGATCTGGAGCCGTTCCTCCTGGGGTATCCATTTAGCGGCGCCAAGGCTTCTCTGGAAGACGGCCGATTGCTCTATTTTGAGACAACACCGAAGG
This is a stretch of genomic DNA from Candidatus Eisenbacteria bacterium. It encodes these proteins:
- a CDS encoding VCBS repeat-containing protein, with translation MSQNRSHHQSFNILVPVCLFILVVMSSQALPATQTAPVDAADPGMTIINVEASDPADGDGSDNQAAGNNRPAPPMMPGWPQTMAVNPIYSPVGVVLADLDNDGYKEVLAGSTDNQFRVWHHNGVLLSGWPVNLGGRIQSKAAVADLDGDGDLEIIIAVCSGQLHVRHHDGTSMTGWPQPSGLTFGFLSPLIYDIDDDGRPEILVGGGSTVKAWEADGTILWQAPVTGTISGTLSAGDLTGDELPEILVTTTAGLLYALQGSNGSGTAGWPVTYGLSSSYAAPSIGDFDGDGSREALVVGYNFGVSTSIFAYRGDGTLLPNFPVTYPSAQTYSCPVLADIDGDGDLELWNAGKIDGNAFYAWDHTGALLPGWPVTADPNMEGSAIIANLDGIPGYEIAIGDNWSPGSIFGHNVDGTIAADFPIPKPGGSGPNSPEIADVDLDGDLEMAMTMTTGDVALWDFSGIAPNDAIEWGGLFHDNWNTSQHGFKIPTSTSSVSETDLISARALLQAWPNPFIDTATLRFRSGDGDNVTLTIHDLTGRTIRSLSTTSAGPGWNTLTWDGRAAGGQPAAGGIYFVKLHTASGSEGKIRIVLIR
- a CDS encoding T9SS type A sorting domain-containing protein, whose protein sequence is MRRIALFVAAFLLAPALAAGAADREVFLVKPDGTGDFPTIQAAISALDDGAIIELADGTFRGEGNRDLYPECRDLSIRSQSMNPQLCIIDCEGSQEDPHWAFAFSCGGGLPRWPFTLEGITFRGGYGYAGGALLSYDGYCYECVNCIFTENTAEQMGGAVYVGWGSPNFTDCLFYNNYSGDKGGALYFVEYCNSIIKGCTIVDNHAEGGGGGIFAYFNSQIYLENTIIADSFSGEGILCEWDSGAALHCCDIYGNAGGDYVGCLEGQEGINGNIHEDPLFCNYLNQDYRLSEESPCAPLTEPNTECPLIGSEPVGCGSIVLTYPNGGELFYVGDHATIRWDIYDSHGLFIKVELLHNDEVCAEIYNAVGNDGEIGWVVFQCGPWESGYKIRLTDLLFNYSEESDMPFNIMPEFGISSIEDIGNDQGRQVRLTWRRSPFDGPEQPVINGYEIYRRQDEYKTAETNQRVEGWDYIATVPAHGDDIYQAVAPTLCDSTEQGGICWSAFFLRAVTPDPRIFFETAADSGYSIDNLAPSAPANFRFLSSSVLGWDEAPEADFDYFTIYGSESGYLGPDAVVIGYTTGTTMDVSDHSFNYYHVTASDFAGNEGEESTVTTSGVGAMEAGRSLILYQNYPNPSFNATTLSFYLPAETDVKLDLFDIAGRAVLTFVNGRMGPGLHNIRWAGILPSGESAPMGVYFYRLTAGGSIQTKKLIMSR